In a single window of the Methanobrevibacter olleyae genome:
- a CDS encoding DUF4013 domain-containing protein, producing the protein MSSITDVVKEGLKYPFNDGKKVLVLGLIFLISSFISFFIQYLAYDSMKVIAENAPIDTAQKAFSMIPQTNMALIVLSFIVIFILMIFCSGYLYNVIKYSIEARFELPEFKDIKGIFLNGIRSLIVGIAYTILPAILFLLGLMLTVNESIDCSINYIGGIILIISIILAIFISLVEIMAMSNMIYNDELAAAFRFREILALIKNIGWIKFIGILLFSFITIMIISAFFNFLFGAIAFGISILTGSALVLALINLILNALLIESYTSIVISRIYGSIYKEATNIGGNDGELEKLE; encoded by the coding sequence ATGAGTAGTATTACTGATGTAGTAAAGGAAGGATTAAAATATCCTTTTAATGATGGAAAAAAGGTTTTAGTTTTAGGACTAATATTCCTTATATCAAGTTTTATTTCATTTTTCATACAGTATTTAGCTTATGACAGTATGAAAGTCATTGCTGAAAATGCTCCTATAGATACAGCTCAAAAAGCATTTTCAATGATTCCTCAAACTAATATGGCTTTAATAGTTTTATCATTTATAGTAATATTTATTTTAATGATATTTTGCTCAGGATATCTGTATAATGTTATAAAATATTCTATAGAAGCTAGATTTGAACTTCCAGAATTTAAAGATATTAAAGGAATATTCTTAAATGGTATTCGTTCATTAATTGTAGGAATAGCTTATACTATTTTACCTGCAATTTTATTCTTGCTTGGATTGATGTTAACTGTTAATGAATCTATTGATTGCTCTATCAACTATATTGGTGGAATAATTTTAATTATTTCTATTATACTTGCAATATTTATTAGTTTAGTTGAAATAATGGCAATGTCTAATATGATTTATAATGATGAACTAGCTGCAGCATTTAGATTTAGGGAAATTTTAGCTCTAATTAAAAATATTGGATGGATTAAATTTATTGGAATTTTATTATTTAGTTTCATTACAATTATGATTATTTCAGCATTCTTTAATTTTTTATTTGGAGCTATTGCATTTGGTATTAGTATTTTAACAGGTTCTGCATTGGTTTTAGCTTTAATTAATTTAATTTTAAATGCTTTACTTATTGAGTCATATACCAGTATTGTAATTAGTAGAATCTATGGATCTATTTATAAAGAAGCTACTAATATTGGAGGTAAT
- a CDS encoding DUF4013 domain-containing protein: MILDIYKDSLEYSAKDLKVLLILGVSYFLSFLLLPIFLLYGYSYRVTKISVEGMINGNDPLPEFDNLIDMFVDGIKVILVYLVYLLIPFIIFLIFALISSSIGGYAESALMAVGSIITVVAILFAYLMSMFGVANMANYDDSLSKAFDYKEIIEIIKSVGVARSLGTYLGLVIICCGIYVIVFLLIWFLFGFFGIFTGSLGFGMAAGGILIAGFMISYFVMLFIVGPYNMILQSRVCGLLYNLQ; encoded by the coding sequence ATGATTTTAGATATTTATAAAGATTCTTTAGAATATTCTGCTAAAGATTTAAAAGTTTTACTAATATTAGGGGTAAGTTACTTTTTAAGCTTTCTTTTACTTCCTATATTTTTACTTTATGGTTATTCTTACAGAGTTACAAAAATCTCTGTAGAAGGTATGATTAATGGTAATGATCCATTACCTGAGTTTGATAATCTTATTGATATGTTTGTTGATGGAATAAAAGTTATTTTGGTCTATTTGGTTTATTTATTGATTCCATTTATAATCTTTTTAATATTTGCTTTAATCTCTAGTTCAATTGGCGGATATGCTGAGTCTGCATTGATGGCTGTTGGTTCTATAATTACTGTTGTAGCTATATTATTTGCTTACTTAATGAGTATGTTTGGAGTAGCAAATATGGCAAATTATGATGATTCATTAAGCAAAGCATTTGATTATAAAGAAATAATAGAGATTATTAAATCAGTTGGTGTTGCAAGAAGTTTAGGTACATATCTTGGTTTAGTTATTATTTGCTGTGGAATTTATGTGATTGTTTTCTTATTAATTTGGTTTTTATTTGGATTCTTTGGAATCTTTACTGGATCTTTAGGATTTGGTATGGCAGCAGGTGGAATATTAATTGCTGGATTTATGATAAGTTATTTTGTCATGTTATTTATTGTAGGTCCTTATAATATGATTTTACAATCAAGAGTATGTGGATTATTATACAATCTTCAATAA
- a CDS encoding helix-turn-helix transcriptional regulator: MKTIIRYLRQEIKMSQQDLAESVGVTRQTINALENGRYNPSLLLAYKITRVLNEATYGKELDSYLSIEDVFKFSDDEL; the protein is encoded by the coding sequence ATGAAAACAATTATAAGATATTTAAGGCAAGAAATTAAGATGAGCCAACAGGATTTAGCTGAATCTGTTGGTGTAACTCGTCAAACGATTAATGCCTTAGAAAACGGACGGTATAATCCTTCTTTACTTTTAGCATATAAAATTACAAGAGTCTTAAACGAAGCTACTTATGGTAAAGAGTTGGATTCTTATTTAAGTATAGAGGATGTTTTTAAGTTTAGTGATGATGAACTTTAG
- a CDS encoding CPBP family intramembrane glutamic endopeptidase, whose protein sequence is MDFSVTDFNVRLRTIRLRELIVAILIALILTIALSIIFPVMDKSDNLVMMLLLFFILLFFIWALKGTHGLSDDFSKLFKKDNSEEILYIFLINILFAFIVLAFFSSLDLIYTSLYPGTVPMLDFSPEYVDPFTFFLEVISSIIFAPILEELLFRGVLFNRLKIRIGVIAAMIISSAIFAIGHEFGGISSAFLFGMCMCIVYLKTDNILMTISIHFINNLVAVILESFNLDAFLFQMPFVPITLMISIISGLLIALYIYKNLKLLRA, encoded by the coding sequence ATGGACTTTAGTGTCACAGATTTTAATGTAAGGCTTAGAACTATAAGGCTTAGAGAATTAATTGTAGCTATTTTAATAGCTCTTATTTTAACAATTGCACTTAGTATTATTTTTCCGGTTATGGATAAGTCTGATAATTTAGTAATGATGTTACTGTTATTTTTCATACTTTTATTCTTTATCTGGGCTTTAAAAGGAACTCATGGCTTAAGTGATGACTTTTCTAAGCTATTTAAAAAAGATAATAGTGAAGAAATACTTTACATATTCTTAATTAATATTCTATTTGCATTCATTGTACTTGCTTTCTTTTCAAGTTTGGATTTAATTTATACTTCTTTATATCCAGGTACAGTACCTATGCTAGATTTTTCTCCAGAGTATGTTGATCCATTCACTTTCTTTTTAGAGGTAATATCTTCTATTATATTTGCACCTATTCTTGAAGAACTATTATTTAGAGGAGTTCTATTTAATAGATTAAAAATAAGAATTGGTGTAATAGCTGCTATGATTATATCTTCTGCTATATTTGCTATTGGACATGAGTTTGGTGGAATTAGCAGTGCATTTTTATTTGGAATGTGTATGTGTATAGTATATTTAAAAACTGATAACATTCTTATGACTATATCTATTCATTTTATAAATAATTTGGTAGCTGTTATTCTTGAATCATTTAATTTAGATGCATTTTTATTCCAAATGCCATTTGTACCAATTACTTTAATGATTTCCATTATTTCAGGTCTTTTAATAGCTTTATATATTTATAAAAATCTTAAATTATTAAGGGCTTAA